The Candidatus Scalindua japonica genomic interval TTCAAGTCCTCGACGAAGATATAATAATAGATTTTGAAGCTGATGTAGACTGCAATGTAACAAACGTGATTACGAAGGAGCAGCCCATTCCTGCAGAATTCATCCTGTTGGCATTGGCAACGAACACAACACCTAATGTACAATTGGCAAAGCGTACTGGGATTGAGATAGGCCAGACTAAAGCTATTCATGTCTCTTTATCCGTTTTTAAATAGAAATGATTTAATACTACTATGTTCGATTTAACAGAATTTTCACTACATGATATGTCTGAAGTTGGTGATGCTCTCCAACAGTTAGAGCTAAAGGCGAAAAATATTGATGAGCTGACTGATATGGTAGTCCAGTATTTTTTTGACAACCTTGTCGATACGCGAACCGGAGAGAAATCATCTGTTCTGGTACGTTTCTTCATGACATATCCTTATTCAAGCCTTGACGTAAAATTACGCCAATCAGTCGATAAAATGTTAAATGGCCAGCCTGTTGACCAGGACATGAAATGCCTGAAATTATCAGCTACTGCAGGAGTAAAACCTGAGTGGAACTCAACAATATATTCCAAAGGACACAGAGTTCTTCCACTACAGAATAAAGATATGCTGAAAAAAAATATCATGGTCCATCAATTTATTGACCAGATGGGTATGGGGATCTCTAACGTACTTAATCCTGATCCAAAACTATCGTCTGAGCTCGAAGGCAGAGTTTTCAATGTCTACCATGTATCCGAGGCTCTCGGAAGTCCATATATTCCAGCCCAGAAAGAGTTTGTAGTGCCATTTGGAGTAAAATCGGCAATGGGTATTGGGGGTATGCTGCCTACGGGGAACTTGTTTGCACTTCTTATATTCTCTAAAACAAAGATCCCTCATAATACGGCAAACTTGTTTAAAAATATCGCATTGAATGTAAGAATGGCGGTCTTGCCTTTTGTTAATGAAAAAATATTTGTCATTGATAAAGAAGAGATTTCGGAGGAAGAGCGGCTCAGATCATTGATAGCGACACAAACAAGTTTATTAGAGGTGTACAAAACTACTGCAAAAAAAACCAGACGTACTGAAAGTGTGTCATTTAATATTGCAAATATAATAGGGAAATTTACAAAGAAGATCTGGTTGTATGTCTGTTTGATTTCCGTATCCGCTTTCTTTCTTTTCATTCACTGGTTAACACATAATGAATTTATGTTACACCTGGCTGCCATTCCAATTGAGATCATGTTTGGTGCATTATTAATTGAAAAGATTTTAGAGAAGAAGAGAAAGACTGAACAATCCAAAAGGTTAATGCACTTCCGGTGTTATCTTTTTCGTTCACGTTTACGTAACATTTTTATTGCAAATCTCAATACACTGAAATTTCCCATAATATCAATATCCAAAATTAAGAGTGCAAGCCTGGAAGATCTGAAACAAATGCGCAAAGAGATCAACCACATCGAATATATATCTTTAGACGCGATGGAAACAATAATTACAGAGTATGTACCCGCATATCACGCATTTTATAGTTTTATGGAGTGGACAATCATTCATGACATAGATTCCGGTTTCGAAAATATGATCTATATTCTACATTTTATTGAAGAAGTTAAGTTGTTTAAACACAACAATCCTGATACACCATATGTTTATGAGGCACAAAGAAACCGGTCATTAATGAAAAAAGTTAAAAAAGTATTAGCCGAAGGTATGTTTAATTTCCTTGATTTTTTAATTGAATTGAAGAGAAAAGACCCTGCACTGTTTTGTGAACTTCTTAGTGATTACGAAGAACTACCACAGGACAATCATATAGTGCATGAACGGAGAAATAGTTAAGAATAGTGAAAAAAAAGATGAGAGAAGAGTACCGATTAATAACACCAATTACCCTTTATTTTTTTAATTCTGCAAATGCTTCTTCTCATATTTATGCATAAATGCCCTATAGTTAGAGAAAGATAGGTGAAAAATTTTATTCATCAACGACTTTCTAATATGAATTGTGCCGTTTTCAGATATATTATCTGAAAGCAACAGTTTAAATCCTTCAATGATTTCACTATCTTCACCTGCATCTACTAATGTCTCTATTCGTTGATGAATAGATTGAATAAATAACTGAAGAACATCCTTTTCAACAATCATCTGCTTCCTCCATA includes:
- a CDS encoding NAD(P)/FAD-dependent oxidoreductase: MKQKVRNTLIVGGGFIALEMAESLVSHGINTSLIIRRDQILSNFDKDISLSVQNYIKTKGVQVLDEDIIIDFEADVDCNVTNVITKEQPIPAEFILLALATNTTPNVQLAKRTGIEIGQTKAIHVSLSVFK